Below is a window of Leifsonia sp. NPDC080035 DNA.
GACGCTCGTCGCACCCGCGACCGTCACGAGACCCGGGTACGCCTCGAAGGAGCGCCACGAGTAGACGACCTCGTCGCCGGCGCCCGCCGCGGCCATGATGAACTGCGCCAGCAGCGAGACGGACCCGCTTCCGAGGTGCACCTGCTCGACGCCGACACCGTGCCGCACCGCCAGACGCTCGCGCAGGTCCCCACCACCGGCGTTGGGGTAGCGGTTGAGGTCGGCGAGCGTCGCCGTCACCGCCTCCACGACGGAGGGCAGCGGCGGGTACGGGTTCTCGTTGCTCGACAGCTTGAAGCCGTCCGCGGGTGCCGGGCGTCCCTGCTTGTAGGCGGGAACCGCCACGATCTCGGGCCGCAGGCGCACGCGCAGCGTGTCTTCGTCAGTCACAGACCCAACTTAGCCGCGCCCGCATTCCCGTGGGGGAATCAGCTTCGGCCGCGGAACCGTACCGTGGTACCTATTCGGAAACGCACAGCCCTGGGAGGATGGCGGCATGCGATTCCTTCTGAGGGTGATCATCAATGCCGTCGCGCTCTGGCTCACGACCCTGATCGTGAGTGGCGTGTCGGTGCATCCGTATGCGGACGACACCACCGCGACCGTGCTGACCTACCTGCTCATCGCTGTGATCTTCGGTGTGGTCAACGCGATCGTGGGCACCGTCATCCGCGTGGTCGCGTTCCCGCTCTATGTCCTCACGCTGGGGCTGATCTCGTTCATCGTGAATGGCCTCCTGCTCCTCATCGTCGCGTGGATCAGCGACGCGATGGGCTTCGGGCTGCACATCGACGGCTTCTGGTGGGGCGTGCTCGGCGCACTGGTACTCGGCATCATCGCGTGGCTGATCGGGCTGGTGCTCCGGCCGCTCTCGCGCAGCTGACCTCGTGAGTGCGGGAGAATAGGGGACGAACCCCCACCGACCGCACGCGAGGAGCCCCATGACCGCCCTGCCTCCCCAGCCGCTGAGCCCACTCGACGGACGCTACCGTCCCGCCGTGATCGGCCTCGGCGACCACCTGTCCGAGGCCGGCCTGAACCGCGCGCGCGTGCAGGTCGAGGTGGAGTGGCTGATCTACCTGACCGGCCACCGGATGTTCGGCTCCAGCCCGCTCTCCGACGAGCAGGTTCGCCAGCTGCGTGCGCTTGTCGACGACTTCGGACAGCCGGAGATCGACCGTCTGGCCGAACTGGAGGCGACCACCAAGCACGACGTGAAGGCTGTCGAGTACCTCGTGCGCGAGCGGCTGCACGCCCTCGGTCTGGACGACATCGCCGAGCTCACGCACTTCGCCGCGACCAGCGAGGACATCAACAACCTCTCCTACGCGCTCACGGTCAGCGCCGCGATCAACGAGGTCTGGCTTCCGAAGTACCGCGCGGTCATCGCGGAGCTCCGCTCGCAGGCACTGCAGTACCGGGACGCGGCCATGCTCGCCCGCACGCACGGACAGCCGGCGACGCCGACGACGATGGGCAAGGAGCTCGCCGTCTTCGTGCACCGCCTCGAGCGCATCCACGCCCAGATCGAGCAGACCGAGTACCTCGGCAAGTTCAGCGGCGCGACCGGGACGTTCGCCGCCCACCTCGTGGCCGAGCCGGATGCCGACTGGCCGGCGATCTCGCAGGAGTTCGTCTCCAGCCTGGGGCTGGACTGGAACCCGCTCACCACGCAGATCGAGTCGCATGACTGGCAGGCCGAGCTGTATGCGCGCATCTCGCACGCCAACCGCGTGCTGCACAATCTCTGCACCGACATCTGGACCTACATCTCGCTGGGCTATTTCCGGCAGACGCCGGAGCCCGGGGCGACCGGGTCGTCGACGATGCCGCACAAGGTGAACCCGATCCGCTTCGAGAACGCGGAGGCGAACCTCGAGCTCTCCAGCGCCATCCTGGACTCCCTCGCCGCGACGCTGGTGACCAGCCGTCTGCAGCGCGACCTCACCGACTCCAGCGCCCAGCGCAACATCGGGGTCGGGCTCGGCCACTCGGTGCTCGCCCTGGACAACATCCAGCGCGGGCTCGGTCAGATCTCGCTCGACCAGGCGGCTCTGGATGCGGACCTCGACGCGAACTGGGAGGTGCTCGCCGAGGCGATCCAGACGGTCATCCGGGCGGAGGTCACCGCCGGCCGCTCCACGATCTCCGACCCGTACGCCCTGCTGAAGGAGCTGACGCGGGGGAAGCGTGTCGACCACGAGGCGCTCACGGCATTCGTGAACGGCCTGGAGATCGGGCAGGCGGCGAAGAACCGCCTGCTCGCGCTCACGCCCGCGGGTTACGTCGGGCTGGCGTCGGAGCTGGTCGACCGCCTCTAGGCGGCAGTCCGGCGGCCGAGCGCTGCGCGGCTCGGCTCAGTGACCGCGCGGGCGGTCGTCCGGGGCGTCGCCCTCGGGACGGACCGGCGGCGCAGCCGTCGCCGGGCCGCCGTCCGCGGCCGCAGCCTTCTTGGCCTCGGCCTCGACGTCCTGCTCGTGGATGTCCTCCACCTCGGACGCGGTCGGCCTGAACGCGAGGGCGAACAGCGCCATCAGCACGAGCGACAGGATGAACGCGATGCCGAGCGCGACGCCGGCGAGGATGAACTCGCGCGTCGCGATGAGGACGATGAGACCGACGAAGACGCCGAGCCCTCCGGAGATCCCGAGCAGTTCGGCGGGCAGGAAGCGGTCGCGGCGGGTGGGTTCGAGACTGGTGGTCACGCTCTGGTCTTTCTTGTCGCGCTTGGTCACGATCCGCTCTCCGCTCGCTCCGCGGCCGCTGCCCCCGCACGGGCGGCCGAGCGCAGGGACGCGGCTCCGATCGCCTGGAAGACCCCGACGACGACGGCCCAGGCGCCGAACAGGCCGATCGCGAGCACGGCGTCGGCGGGCACGAACAGGAGCACGAGCGCCAGCACCGCCGTCAGCGCACCGGTGATCAGCCAGTCGCGCGCCGCCGCATCCCGCGAGCGGTTGCGGACGCCGCTGTAGAGCTCGAGGAAGCCGGTGAGCGCCGCCCACACGGTCACGAGGTAGAGGAACAGCCCGAGCCCGCTGGTCATCAGCGCGAGCGCGAGCACCCCGGCGATGACCCCGATGACGCCCTGGATGACGAACAGGGTCCGCGTGAGCCCGCGCCCTGCGAAGAGCAGGCTGAGGACGCTGACCGCGAGCCCGTCGGCGAGCGCGAACGCGCCGAAGACGATGAGGCCGAACTCGGCGGTGTGCGCGTCCCGGGTGAAGGTGACGACAGCGGCCGCGGCGAGCGCGACGACGGCGCGCACGGCGGGGACGACCCAGTAACGGATCGGTGTCGGAATCCCGGGAGTCTGGGCAGGAACGGCGGGTGCCACTCGGCGACCTCTTTCAGGCAGGTTTCGCGTTCCAGTCTAGTCGCGGGCTTCCTGCACGTTTGCCGCGCGCGGGCTAGGCGCGGGCGGTCTCCACGCCCTTGTCCGAGTGCGCCCAGAGGACGATCGCCGCGAGCGCGCCGACGACGAGGAGGAAGCCGCCGGTCGGCAGGATGCTCCTGGCGATGGCGTGGTGGGCGCAGACGGCGGTGAGGATGCCTGCGGCCGCCCCCGTCGCGGCCACGACGGCGAACGACGCCGAGACGACGCGGGCGACACCGTTCTGGAGCATCCCCCGCACCAGAAGCGCCGCCGCCGTGATCGCCCAGGTCGCCGCGATGGGCACCGCGACGACGACGCCAAGGTCGTCGCGGAGCAGAAGCCCCGGAACGACGTAGACGACGGCCGCGGCGAGCGCGAGGAGCGACCCGACGCCGCAGAACGCGGCGAGCCGCGAGCGCTCGGTCGTCAGCTGCTGGATCGGGGCGGCGAGCGCGGGCCAGGTGAACGCGAAGGCGAACGACACCACCGCGAGCGCGACGGCTCCCGCACTCTGCAGGAGGGGGATCAGGATCGGGTTCACCCCTCCATTACAACCGGGGTCCGGTCGGTGGCGCGTCATTCTCCGGGATGATCCGCGGACGCGGCGCTGGGTGTGCGCGACGCGGCGTCCGGCGCCGCAGCGCGGCGTCCACGGCGACGTCCGCGGCGACGGAAGCGGGAGACGACGCTGGCGGCCACCATCACCGCGAGCGTCGACCCGCAGATCCCGCACGGCATCCGCACTCGCGGCGCCGCCGCCACGGTTGCCTGAGTGAAGGTCGCGGGATCCGCCGCGGGCGTTGCCGTCGCCGGCAGCGGCGACCGCGCGAACTCGGCGGCGTACCGCGCGCGCAAGCGCGGGTCTACCGCCCGCCACCCGGCGCGCGGGCTCAGCCCAGGCCGGCTAGGACGGCATCCACCGCGAACTCCAGCTCTCGCCCGGCGTCCGAGACATCCTGGACCGCAGCCGCGGCGAGGCGCGGATACCGTTCCGCGACGGCCGCCGCGAGCCACGGAGCCGGCTCGGCCCCGCGGAGTCCGTTCTCGAGCGAGGCGTAGGTGCGCACGAGACTGTCGAGCAGGAGCGCGAGCCGGAGCGCGTCGACCTCGGGCCGATCGCCGACGGCGTCGAGCAACGCCTCGATCCAGGCGTAGGCCCGCGGCTGCGTCGGCATCCGCGTCGGGGTGACCTCGCACAGCCACGGATGCCGCGCGTACCGGTCCGCGAGCAGCGCCGTCCACGCCCTGCAGCGCTCGCGCCAGTCCGTGCCCGGGATCGCCGGGGGGTCCCCGATCGCCGCGTCCACCATGAGCTCGACGAGCTCGGCCTTCGAGTCGACGTAGCGGTAGACACCCGTCGTGGTCATCCCGACCCGCTCGGCCACCTTTCCGAGTGAGACGCCGTCGAGGCCGGCCTCGTCCGCGAGCTCGACGGCCGCCGCAGCAACCTGGGCCGGGCTCCATCGGGCCTTCGGGCCGCGGGCGACGGCGACCTCGAGCCCCCACAACTGGCGGAGCGCGCGATCCTCTTGA
It encodes the following:
- the purB gene encoding adenylosuccinate lyase; amino-acid sequence: MTALPPQPLSPLDGRYRPAVIGLGDHLSEAGLNRARVQVEVEWLIYLTGHRMFGSSPLSDEQVRQLRALVDDFGQPEIDRLAELEATTKHDVKAVEYLVRERLHALGLDDIAELTHFAATSEDINNLSYALTVSAAINEVWLPKYRAVIAELRSQALQYRDAAMLARTHGQPATPTTMGKELAVFVHRLERIHAQIEQTEYLGKFSGATGTFAAHLVAEPDADWPAISQEFVSSLGLDWNPLTTQIESHDWQAELYARISHANRVLHNLCTDIWTYISLGYFRQTPEPGATGSSTMPHKVNPIRFENAEANLELSSAILDSLAATLVTSRLQRDLTDSSAQRNIGVGLGHSVLALDNIQRGLGQISLDQAALDADLDANWEVLAEAIQTVIRAEVTAGRSTISDPYALLKELTRGKRVDHEALTAFVNGLEIGQAAKNRLLALTPAGYVGLASELVDRL
- a CDS encoding helix-turn-helix domain-containing protein, encoding MHSQEDRALRQLWGLEVAVARGPKARWSPAQVAAAAVELADEAGLDGVSLGKVAERVGMTTTGVYRYVDSKAELVELMVDAAIGDPPAIPGTDWRERCRAWTALLADRYARHPWLCEVTPTRMPTQPRAYAWIEALLDAVGDRPEVDALRLALLLDSLVRTYASLENGLRGAEPAPWLAAAVAERYPRLAAAAVQDVSDAGRELEFAVDAVLAGLG
- a CDS encoding DUF308 domain-containing protein, producing the protein MAPAVPAQTPGIPTPIRYWVVPAVRAVVALAAAAVVTFTRDAHTAEFGLIVFGAFALADGLAVSVLSLLFAGRGLTRTLFVIQGVIGVIAGVLALALMTSGLGLFLYLVTVWAALTGFLELYSGVRNRSRDAAARDWLITGALTAVLALVLLFVPADAVLAIGLFGAWAVVVGVFQAIGAASLRSAARAGAAAAERAESGS
- a CDS encoding phage holin family protein, producing the protein MRFLLRVIINAVALWLTTLIVSGVSVHPYADDTTATVLTYLLIAVIFGVVNAIVGTVIRVVAFPLYVLTLGLISFIVNGLLLLIVAWISDAMGFGLHIDGFWWGVLGALVLGIIAWLIGLVLRPLSRS